One region of Tamandua tetradactyla isolate mTamTet1 chromosome 6, mTamTet1.pri, whole genome shotgun sequence genomic DNA includes:
- the CBX4 gene encoding E3 SUMO-protein ligase CBX4, whose amino-acid sequence MELPAVGEHVFAVESIEKKRIRKGRVEYLVKWRGWSPKYNTWEPEENILDPRLLIAFQNRERQEQLMGYRKRGPKPKPLVVQVPTFARRSNVLSGLQDSSADNRAKLDLGPQGKGQAHQYELNSKKHHQYQPHSKERAGKPPPPGKSGKYYYQLNSKKHHPYQPDPKMYDLQYQGGHKEAPSPTCPDLGAKSHPPDKWAHGAGAKGYLGAVKPLAGAAGAPGKGVEKGPPNGMTPAPKEAGTGNGIGGKMKIVKNKNKNGRIVIVMSKYMENGMQAVKIKSGEAAEGEARSPGHKKRAAEERHPPADRTLKKAAGAEEKKAETPSKRREEEAPGAGDPQPPDAGSRKLSPAKEAFGEQPLQLTTKPDLLAWDPARSTQPPSHHHHHHHHHHHHHHAVGLNLSHARKRCLSETHGEREPCKKRLTARSISTPTCLGGSPATERPTEAPPAAAAAPQPQPEVILLDSDLDEPIDLRCVKTRSEAGEPPSSLQIKPEAPAAAAAAAAAAPAAEKPAAEAQDEPEEPLTEFKPFFGNIIITDVTANCLTVTFKEYVTV is encoded by the exons ATATAACACGTGGGAACCTGAGGAGAACATCCTGGATCCCCGGCTGCTGATCGCCTTCCAGAACAG GGAACGGCAGGAGCAGCTGATGGGATACCGGAAGAGAGGGCCGAAGCCCAAACCACTGGTCGTGCAG GTGCCCACCTTTGCCCGGCGCTCCAATGTGCTGAGCGGACTCCAGGACTCCTCCGCCGACAACCGCGCCAAGCTGGACCTGGGCCCGCAGGGCAAGGGCCAGGCGCACCAGTACGAGCTCAACAGCAAGAAACATCATCAGTACCAGCCGCACAGCAAGGAGCGGGCGGGTAAGCCCCCGCCTCCGGGCAAGAGCGGCAAGTACTATTACCAGCTCAACAGCAAGAAGCACCACCCCTACCAGCCCGACCCCAAGATGTACGACCTGCAGTACCAGGGCGGCCACAAGGAGGCGCCCAGCCCCACCTGCCCGGACCTGGGCGCCAAGAGCCACCCGCCCGACAAGTGGGCCCACGGTGCAGGGGCCAAGGGCTACCTGGGGGCGGTGAAGCCCCTGGCCGGGGCAGCTGGGGCTCCAGGCAAGGGCGTCGAGAAGGGGCCCCCCAACGGGATGACTCCAGCCCCCAAGGAGGCGGGGACGGGCAATGGGATCGGGGGCAAGATGAAGATCgtcaaaaacaagaacaagaacGGGCGCATCGTGATCGTGATGAGCAAGTACATGGAGAATGGCATGCAGGCGGTGAAGATCAAGTCCGGCGAGGCGGCCGAGGGCGAGGCGCGCTCCCCCGGCCATAAGAAGCGGGCGGCCGAGGAGCGCCACCCTCCGGCCGACAGGACCTTGAAAAAGGCCGCGGGCGCCGAGGAAAAGAAGGCGGAAACGCCTTCcaagaggagggaggaggaggcgCCCGGGGCCGGGGACCCGCAGCCTCCGGACGCGGGCTCCCGCAAGCTCTCCCCGGCCAAGGAGGCCTTCGGCGAGCAGCCCCTGCAGCTCACCACCAAGCCGGACCTGCTGGCCTGGGACCCGGCCCGGAGCACGCAGCcgccctcccaccaccaccaccaccaccaccatcaccaccaccaccaccatgccGTCGGCCTGAATCTCTCCCACGCGCGCAAGCGCTGCCTCTCCGAGACCCACGGCGAGCGGGAGCCCTGCAAGAAGCGGCTGACGGCGCGCAGCATCAGCACCCCCACCTGCCTGGGGGGCAGCCCGGCCACCGAGCGCCCCACCGAAGcgccccccgccgccgccgccgccccccaGCCGCAGCCGGAGGTCATCCTGCTGGACTCCGACCTGGACGAACCCATAGACTTGCGCTGCGTCAAGACGCGCAGCGAGGCGGGGGAACCGCCCTCCTCGCTCCAAATTAAGCCGGAGGcgcccgcggcggcggcggcggcggcggcggcggccccaGCGGCCGAGAAGCCTGCGGCCGAGGCCCAGGACGAGCCCGAGGAGCCGCTGACCGAGTTCAAGCCCTTCTTTGGGAATATAATTATCACCGACGTCACCGCGAACTGTCTCACCGTCACGTTCAAGGAGTACGTGACGGTGTAG